Proteins encoded together in one Leptospira meyeri window:
- a CDS encoding response regulator, with product MSHKYEASADSNVIKIGILENDDFFLEELKSRISELDNVSEIFSWKTGEMLLRDPQHKNIDILFLDIMLPGINGIEVVKILSEKNENIKVIMLTNMNSDEMIFNSIKNGALGYLLKSELGQIKNIVDVLLGGGAYITPTIALRVFSNFRRPIDKPKVYLTDREKQILELLVKGKTIPLVSKFLDLSEHTVQGYVKSIYRKLQVHNRSELALKVQEYSIL from the coding sequence ATGTCGCATAAATATGAAGCTAGTGCTGATTCCAATGTGATCAAAATTGGAATTTTGGAAAATGACGATTTCTTTTTGGAAGAACTAAAAAGCCGCATTTCAGAATTGGATAATGTATCAGAGATTTTCTCTTGGAAAACGGGAGAGATGCTTTTGCGTGATCCTCAACATAAAAATATCGATATTTTATTTTTGGATATCATGTTACCAGGTATAAACGGCATCGAAGTAGTTAAAATTTTATCGGAAAAGAACGAAAACATAAAAGTAATTATGTTAACGAATATGAACTCCGATGAGATGATCTTTAATTCGATTAAAAATGGGGCACTTGGCTACTTATTAAAATCAGAATTAGGACAAATCAAAAATATAGTTGATGTTTTGTTAGGTGGAGGTGCTTATATCACACCTACTATTGCACTGAGAGTGTTTTCGAATTTTAGACGTCCTATCGACAAACCCAAAGTATATTTAACAGATCGGGAAAAACAAATTCTTGAATTGTTGGTCAAAGGGAAAACTATTCCTTTGGTATCAAAGTTTTTGGACTTAAGTGAACATACAGTACAAGGCTATGTAAAATCAATCTATCGAAAATTACAGGTCCATAATCGGTCAGAATTAGCACTAAAAGTGCAAGAATATTCTATTTTATAA